Proteins encoded together in one Desulfosporosinus meridiei DSM 13257 window:
- the rbfA gene encoding 30S ribosome-binding factor RbfA: MSKHRSNRLAETLKEEISQLIRVELKDPRIGFVTLTSVDVADDLSHAKVYISVLGTEEEGNASLDALNRAAGFVRSEIGKRIRLRHVPSIVFKYDPSIQHGAYIAKLLKDVGVSEETSKEESHD; the protein is encoded by the coding sequence ATGTCAAAACATCGATCTAATCGGTTGGCGGAAACACTTAAAGAGGAAATTTCTCAGCTTATTCGTGTAGAGTTAAAGGATCCTCGCATAGGATTTGTAACTCTGACAAGTGTGGATGTTGCAGATGATTTGTCACACGCGAAAGTGTATATTAGTGTTTTGGGTACTGAGGAGGAAGGGAATGCGTCATTAGATGCCTTGAATCGTGCTGCTGGTTTTGTTCGAAGTGAAATTGGCAAACGGATACGGCTTAGACATGTTCCATCGATCGTTTTCAAATACGATCCATCCATTCAACATGGCGCGTATATTGCGAAATTGCTGAAGGATGTTGGAGTATCCGAGGAAACCAGTAAGGAAGAATCCCATGACTGA